The sequence CTGGTGGTGGACGAGTTTCCACATTTTGTTCATTCACTGAtgctttctcttctttcttttcatcagtCTTTTCCTTTTGACTATCATCAATATCTACATTTACACTTACCGATGGGGTTTGAGTATCATTAGGCTATGTGTTCACCGGTGGCTCATCAGAGCTCTTTTCTTCAGTTTTATTCTCCACTTGTTCCTCTTGTTGCTCATGTTGTTCAAAaatttgaacatcaacatcaaatgCATCTATGTTATCAACATTATTATCAACATTGTCTCTGGTGTCATCATCAGGAATGATCGTCGATTcagtatcaataggatcatcttgcatatacttgttATCTAGTTCAAAATCCATGACCTTaacacctttaggaagttcttcTGACTTGAACTTTTCAAAACTATCTTCCTCAACTTGTtcatctttttcttccttcaagatgagacctaaagccttcttgATCAACATCTTAGTCTCCTTCTGGACTGATACggtctctcctattaacattcttgttaatctctttttGGATCTGAATGATGCTTTTAAATTAACCCTTAactgttcaatttcttcttcagttGCTTCCGGTTGTAGGTGcttaaagatataatcaatgaattatttgtcttggctaatggcagcctgccaccttgcatcaattAAGTTATACAATGAATTTGGAATCTACCCTTGTAGctcaatgagggctctactaaatttattcatactgaagatgactacatcttcaatctCCATTTTTTGACTTTCAGATAAATGAATAAACAATGTGTTTaaacctttgtatatcccataaTTCTCAATTATTCGGACCATCCTATTGAAAGAGTCTTCTAATGTAAATGTTTTCTTAGGTGATTTTCTCATCCTGGTTGTCATAGGCTTCTTAACACTTGCTTTAAGTTCTCTTTTATCCTCATCCGATTTAGTAGCCTCTTCATCATTTCCCGGTTTGtgggcttgttgcttcttcctctttctagTTTGTATTGGTGCAACAGGTGGATCAACAATTTTCTGCTTTCTCCGGAATTGAATTTTAGATGGTTTACCTCTTTGTGATTCAGCCGAtttgtcttcttccatcttctttttTGCTAGTCTAGCTTTTGTAGCTCTAGTCTTACCGGTAGGAGTACTGGTAGGGGTAACAATAGGTACACTAGATGCTTCACCTTGCTCTACTGCGTGCTCTTCTCTAGCTACTACTATCTGTTCTTTTGTAAATCCTGCCTGCTCAGTGAATGCTTTTACTTCCTTCCTTATCTTCTTTGCAATCACTGGTTTCTGCAACTTAGAGTGGACTTGTAGTGATTTTTCTTTGTATGTCCTAAATCTCTCTGTAGTGGTATCCGTTGGTTTCTCTAACAAATGATCAACATAAGCAATGAGTAGATCcttatctacctcatatcccataggtaatacccatgtggttctagggataactactTCCATCATACAAGTATCTGTATCCATAATGAAATAGATTGTTTTCTCATatcggttaactacttttgtcggTATACGctctctagcatgcattttcttttgaaattccttgaagtatccccatgaaatattatcaaacttgtccttcaacatcctaatgttgttcttcatctataGTAGTGAAGGGGTACCTTCAATCCATTGAACATCTCCAATACCGGGGAAATAGTTTTTAAAATAGAAGAATAAACCTAAAATCAATTGACTAAATGATTCTCAACTTCTTGTCTTTCTTCAAAGCTTCTAGATT is a genomic window of Cryptomeria japonica chromosome 7, Sugi_1.0, whole genome shotgun sequence containing:
- the LOC131856871 gene encoding uncharacterized protein LOC131856871 encodes the protein MGYEVDKDLLIAYVDHLLEKPTDTTTERFRTYKEKSLQVHSKLQKPVIAKKIRKEVKAFTEQAGFTKEQIVVAREEHAVEQGEASSVPIVTPTSTPTGKTRATKARLAKKKMEEDKSAESQRGKPSKIQFRRKQKIVDPPVAPIQTRKRKKQQAHKPGNDEEATKSDEDKRELKASVKKPMTTRMRKSPKKTFTLEDSFNRMVRIIENYGIYKGLNTLFIHLSESQKMEIEDHLQPEATEEEIEQLRVNLKASFRSKKRLTRMLIGETVSVQKETKMLIKKALGLILKEEKDEQVEEDSFEKFKSEELPKGVKVMDFELDNKYMQDDPIDTESTIIPDDDTRDNVDNNVDNIDAFDVDVQIFEQHEQQEEQVENKTEEKSSDEPPQAYEESEAILATHEMGTVDAMEELAGQIKTRVEIIDTLLETWDNDLKQLKFHFSDAFSKIAL